In Nicotiana tabacum cultivar K326 chromosome 10, ASM71507v2, whole genome shotgun sequence, the DNA window TAAATTTGTCAAAATGCAAATATGAGATGATCAGGAAGCAAATTTGCTGGCTTGGAGCCAGTATTGACAAAACAAAATGTGAATTTTTCAATGGGAAATTCAAGAATTTAAGGTGAAAGCGGGAGTAGGGGAGAAGCTTAAGGGAGAGTTCCAGAATAACAATTCTCTAAACAAACTAATCAGAGACATAAAACGACTTCACCTATGggataaagaaaaaaagatgaaacACTTTAAGGTGTATATATAAAACAAGAACTTACTCACCAGGAAAATATCTGGCCTTTGCTTCAACCAACCTGAACATGAATGCCATTTATTGCAGTTCCCCAGGATTGAAACTTGTGCCGTTGGCCATGAAGATTTTGTAGAAGCTTTAGAGAAATCCTTCAGCCATCAATCGAAGAAATATAAAGTCGGATTCTATCGTCAAGTTACAAACTTCAAGAATTCAGGTCAGATTATAGCCAACACAAGGTGGGGAGGATCCCCCCAGATAATCTCACCAGCAATCCCTCTTGTTAGGGTCTAGTGTCAATACAAGGAAACCAATTGGAAAGGTCAACTATAATTTAGAATCAGAAATTTCAAGTTAATCTATATAATTAGCTTGCGAAACTACCGGAACAAGAATTAAAGCCGCATTATTTCAGGATATTCTTGACTATTTGCGTTTGGAATATCTACTAGTATTTCCCTGTATGCTACCTGAGTAATTACTAGAGTTTCCCTCCCCAGAATCCAAGTCATCACTACTTGATTCGTCAGTATCCTCGAATTCAAATTCGCTTAAAGACTGGTTGTCATCAGAACAATTATCATCAATTTCTGACAACTCGAGATCCGAGGGGTTAGATTCACTGGCTGAATAGTTCTCCTCTCCTATTTCAGCATTTCGTTTTTCTCTTGCACTTCTTGAATCATCAAGGATGGAGTAAGCACTCCGATTATTTGGGTCACCGTATAGAGCAACATGTCTATAGTAGAGTTCAAGTTCCTTCTCAGCTATGGCAATGAAACGTCTCACGGACTCAAGTGATTGCTCATACTTGGACTTTTCCAACGCCTGAAGAAAGAGAATTGACCAATTATTCTTACCATGCTTGATAttaaaaaagataaaacaaagaTATAGGTAAATAAGTCAGAGTCAAACAGTATTAAGAGTCAAAATCTTATATCTTAAGTACAGTTATCTGATTCCCAATGAAGGTGGCATTGAACATGTGAAGAACAGAGTATGGGACTAATAAATTTCTGTTAGAaacactttaaaaaaaaaagttttgtgaGCAGACAGTGATGGCAAAAAACGTAAGTATCGAAAGGCCCATTTGCATAATAAGATAGTTCACTATGTTTTGGTGAATATAAAGTAACAGATAATTTTGTTATAACTTCAAGTTCAATAAAAGACATTTTTGGTATACATCTCTGAGAGAAAGAGATGATGCAAAGCTCACCATgtttaatttcaatttcaaaCTAAACAATCACCAATTGAAAAACATTGTGCAACCAAATCTCCCAGTTCCAGTTATCGCTAAACAAATTGCAACTATGAGCCAAGTCAACAATAAGCTGTCTTACCTGGACTCAGCCACGGGTATGTATACGATATCCATATGTATTACGGGTACGTGCGGTTTCTGCTAATTTTTAGAGAAAATTGAAGAATCCGCAGAAGTACCCACACCCATGTCATACCTATTTGGCATAGGTAcatcaagaaaaatgatgaatcCACACGAAATAGACTCTAAGTAAAAAGTCAATCGAAGGAGAACAACGGTGAAAGCTGGTGGGACTGATTAGAGGTTCATAATAAAAGGGCAATGCACAATGAGACTTGAGAAAGTAACCTTGTGCATAAGTACAGGATGTGAAGCAATTAAATGGAGTAATTGTAAAAAATCAGCTCAAACAAACTTACCCTCTTCTTAGACAGTGTATCAATAGGAGACATAATTTCGGGCTGCACATAATCCCTTCCTCTGTAAAAAACTATTGTATCATCCCCAATTATCTGAATTGGGACGCCACCACTCAGTCTTGCAATTTCATCGGCATATTCTTGGATTTCACCAGGTTTGCAGGAATTGCATATGACTTTGACAGTTTCATGCTTTTTCCAATGTAGATGCATATTGAGAATAACACCTCCAAAGACTCCCCTTCTGCCAATTGGCACATAATTGGACCTTTTCTGTGCCATCTTTTTGATATAGAACCGTTCCTCACCAGTGAGAAAATGTGGCTTAACCTCAGGACCTTGAACTTTGGGAACCTCGTATCGCTTTAATCTCTCGATTAGCATGGCTTCTTTGACTTTTGCCTGACCAAGACAAAACATATCAGCTTTTGTTTAAATCGAAAACTACATTTGTTTTTGAATCGCAGTCAAATGGAAAATGGAAATAAAACAAATCTTAGCTTCTACAAACACAGATATACGGTGAGCACATCAAATTCTTCACATCCCCAAACCCAGAAAAAGGTAAGATAGCCACAAAACCTTTAACTAAGAAATGTAATACATGCCTCAGTGAGGCAGCAACCAAGCATACAAGCACTTGGTGTAACTTGGTTTCAGTGGATCTTCTTTACAATTAGAAAGTGAACAGGCTCCTATCTTTCTCCAATCTCCAGCGAAATAACTTTACTAAATAAGAATTCCCAGACTGAAATAATAGCCAAAAGAGATCTTCTTTACAATTACTAGTACGATTAAGCTACCAACAAAACAGCCAAGAAGagaagcaaaaagacaaaagTGGGTTCAATAATGCTTCTCCAGTCTCAATCTAATTTCCGAGTACCAAATGAGAAGATGTAATATAAAAATCATTCAAGAAATTTAATAAACACAAAACACatgaataagttttttttttattttcgacCAGGTTCCTTCCTTCCAACTTCCCcttctaatttcttttcttgcCAACCAAATTGAAGAAAAGGTTACAACTCATTCCAAGATTCATATTAGATCATAACGCTACCCAAGTTCTTCAATGCAGTTCATTCTATATGCTATTGCGGATTATTAAGCCAATACCCTCttcgtttcagtttatgtgacaCTATTTCTCTTTTAGcccgtttcaaaaagaatgacctctttctaaatttgaaaacaattttgcttaaattttccatttacccttaatgaaaagtttttatagccacacaaacgTTATGGCATGTCTAAGACTACAAGTTTCAAATGTCTTATAGTATTACACAAATGTTTTATcatgtttaagaccacaaatttaaAAGCCTTCGTTTTATTTTTACTCTCTTCctagtcaaataggttcacataaattataATAGGTGGGAGCATAAAGATACAATCATATGGGTCCAAATGGAGTGAAATGGTTATTCGTTTGGGATTGAGACATAATTGTATTACTCCCTCCGATCCACTTAGTTTGGCACTATTTTCTTATTAATTCGTtcaaataaatgacacatttatATATTTCCTTAATGAGGAtcatttatagccacacaaatgttacGTCATGTTTTAGATTACAAATTTTAACGCAATGATTTCCTACTTAAACTTTGTGCCAAGCGACAAACAAAGTGGAACGAAGAGAGTAGTATTGATAATAATCAATCAGTGGCTCCTAaaagttaaaaaagaaaaaatctttaGCTCACATTGTCAATCTTCTGCTTAATTCTTTCTTCAGGAGTATCAAacttttgcttctttttcttcCCCTTAACACCAAGCCTTCTTGGATCTCTTTTATTTGcagcttttctcttcttcttatccCTCTTCCTTTGCAGCTTTAGCCTCTTCTTTGTCTTCCATTTCTCCTTCTTTGGTGCCTCCACTTCATGTGTCTCAAACTTGGGCTTTCCATCTTTTGTTATCACAAAGTTAACACTCCCATGGCTAAAgcttctaaatttccaaaatgGGTTTTTTGGGGTTAAGTTATTTTGAGTCACTAACCTTGATAAGTAAAAAAAGCTTTCTGGGGTCCCAAGATTTGGCCTAAATATGGAGAAAATAATGAGAAACAATAAAAAGATGAGAATTTTAAAGAAAGGTTTTAGCTTTACCTGTAAGAAGCAGACGGCAGTGGCTTTTTGAGAAGTGAAAGAAAGGGAAGTCGCCGAAAGCCTCGAAGCATAGGATTTGCCATACGACGTCGTATATCGCCGTACCAGGGGACTGCCGGCAAGCTACTTCACGGCAGCGGGAATacagaataaaaggaaaattacTGCGGAGACATAACTTCTCAAAAAAATATACGGGTTGGATGTGGTGATAATTTTTTTGGAAATAATAAAAAGATTTTCAAAATTCTTGTTTTATTAAATATACTTTAAAAAGATTTCGTAAGTTCtatcatattttttataaaacttACTTCCACTAGTTTATCAATAGTATTAGTACCCATGCAGATGCGCGGACACTGACCATAACAAATTATGATCAAAGTTATTTGATTAtgtgtaaataattttaaaatttaaatcttCTAGATAAATATAGATAAAGAAATTAATAAAGAAACAGTACACACAAAAAAGACTtatcatttttttcatatttttcttttggctttatcgaATTAACCTAAATAGGTACTCACCCAATTGCTTAAactttaaaaaaagaaataaaaagaaaaaacttcatGAATCCAATGACTCAAAAttaatattcttcaacgaaaacaaattatattctttaacaaTGAATATGATCCTAATATCATTTATACCGTATCATTATGGTAAATCTCAAGAAGTTCCATCATCTGAGCTAGATAACTTTCTTAACTTTAAAAGATTTATAGTTTTCAATTCAAACTTATAGCTAAAATTTAGATgatattctttttaattttaaatatttatttttgactTTAAATTGAATACTATTACAACTCATAGTAAccatatcttcaaattatattctttaacaatatatatgattcaaatattatttatattgtatcattataatatattttaatattattataataattaccTCCATTAGTTTATCATATTTGATGTTTATATTAAATTGTACTATTATTAGTTTATTCTAATTAGGTGATATAacgaaagaaaaattatattaattcattattgtcacacctcctttttcccgaaaggataggagagtttttccaatttaagtgatattattcgaaatgggattattttatttattcagagtcgccacttggaataattattagtgtcccaagtcaccgatttattttaaatcccaaatcgaggaaaattgactCTATGTTTGGTCCGCAaatacagaagaccgggtaaggaattttgttagcccgggagaaggtgttaggcattcccgggttccatggttttagcacggtcgctcaaccattaataattggcctcattatctgattaattacatatttagaacccattgtgcatttttaacttctaaccgcttttaatatttatggaattatttctggaacaagtcacgataCAGAAGGGGATTTCAGCTGGTCAACAGATGTTACCTTTGCAGGAGACATCAGGAAACAGTTAATCACCTACTTCTACACTGCCCAGTAGCCATAGACCTATGGAACATGTTCTTTTGTATTTTTGGTCTAAGCTGGGTAATGCCATAGACCCCGAGAGAGGCACATATGAGCTGGAGTCTTTGGGAGGTTGATAAGGTCATCAAGAAGATCTGGCTTATGATTCCTGCAACTATTTATTGGTGTTTATGGAACGAGAGGAATAGAAGATGCTTTGATGACACCTCAACCCCGAACCACTTACTCAAATCTAAATGCCTACTCAACCTTTTTTGCTGGACAAAGTTGTCCCCTGTAAATAGTACAGGACACCTTTTGGACTTTATTAGCTCTCTGTCCTAGATTGAGACTTTGTTTTGGGGCAAACAATGTTCTCCAgtaattttttgtttatttagcTCCTATGCCTCTTGTaattgcatcttcttgatgccttcTTAATGAAACATATtgcttcatcaaaaaaaaaaggccacgattgtcgtacacttgtcgttttggtacacattgcaaaccgcgtcacatgaaatgcacccgcgatttacaacatgttcatttttattattgttcgaagttatgatcgggtcacatgaaatgcacacccgaattggggaTTAGGCATCacgaccatgccacgggaaccgtactcatAGCCGTGATGagttattattaatcgcgcctaaagcaagctacgatgttcatgaCTTAATATTTTCTAAACtattttgagattattgcaaggccatgaattatgaaaattatttttgtggGTCGAAAGGGATGCGGCATGTGATGTCATTGGGCTTGCTTTCATCTAAGGCCCAACTCTAGTTTCAATCTTTCTCTCGTGATAGTTACAGAATctcaaatatggaaataatcttTAGAAGGAAAACTAAAAGGAGACTTACTCAATGGTATCCAATTAACCTGACACAACATCTAGTATTTGATAAATATATAATGGTCCCACTTGATTAATATAAAGCCACCATTTCCATTCAACTTTATTTACCCAAATTTGATAATACAGAACTCAACAGGGCAGATTCTTCAAATAGAAAAACAAATTCATGTAACAAGATATGAACCATTGAACCACTGATTTGAAGGAAACAGTGACGAGTCTTTCCTCTAACGAGTATTAGAGGATCAGTTTATCTAATCTTCAACCCAAATACATCTGTTTGAAGCTACTTGCCTAAAGAATACTTGTTTGAATTTCAAAAGCTGCAATTCAACTACAAATCCAATACACTTATTTCAATCAAACACATAATAGAAAGCTACTTCATGTCACGTGAATTGAGATTTGAAGGACAGATTTTACATGCTTATAGGACATATAATCATGACATCATTTTCAACTTCATACGAAATAACAAACAATTATAACCATTCAAATCTGACTAACAAACAACTTCACACAATTGATTCAAATCTGACTTAACACTAAGAGAAAGCAGATCCCAGCCATTCTGTCATAGACGAACCAATACTGTCCAATtcatcaaaatcataaaaaatatagaagaagtAGGGAATGAACATGAGCCGATTTCAATTGTTTCAACAAGAAGAAGGTGTAGTTTACAGGTAAGTACCTACAGCTTCGAAAATGGAGCTTGAAACAAGCCAACAATGCAGAACAAACTGAGGAACGACACCCAGCAATCTAGGAAGCAGCCCGGTCCAGCAGAAACAACAGCAATTTCCTTAAAGACCCAGATTTCGGAAGCTCTTTTCCTTTTcagattttcctttttgttttgttgaaattttgaattcTAAAAGCTTCTTCATGTGCTTGTGTATATGTGTTTCGGAAGGAGTCACTTAATGGGTATAAGTGTTCTTCAGAATTCTTAGAAACTGGGGGTGCAGCTAGATTTCTTTTGAGAGGGGGTCCGATTTAGGTCTTTTGTGAAGAGGGAAGGtcttgtggagaagatgaagatggagGAGAATTAGGGCTTTTTGTTGGGAGGGGTCTGATTCTCGTTCATCTCTGGTGAAGTGAGAAGAATGGAGAAGGAGAGAGAAGGGTGCGCGGCGTTGTTGATTTTTTGAGTGGGGGTGTCCTCTTGTTGTGATTAGGCCCGAAGGAATTGAAGGGGGATAGAGGGAGTTGGGCCGATCAGGTATGGGCTTGATTTAGGGATTTGCGTCTATACCCGTTTTATGGGTCACGTTTTAAATTGTGTccgttttataaaaaaaattacaagtgtACTCattttttcgcgtaacttcagcatacgtgactgaagtagcaaaggcaatcactcaaaacttcagcattctagtagacgggcctgaagtagtaAGTGTGCTGAACCaaatgtgctgaagtttttgtttgtaattgctaaacttaagcatagtagctaaagttttgttctctatttgttgaaatttttgtttgtaattgcactaaataagttcaaatttttttgtcctggattcattagttttgtcattaagctttttcaaaaactttagcaaaaaatgttaaagttatttagttcatttataaaaacttcaacactaaataagctaaagtttttttttttttgtccagGATAAgcttttcaaaaacttcagcagaagatgctaaagttatttagttcatttgtaaaaacttcagcactaaataagctgaaattttttgtcctgattcattaatttttcttcagcagaagatattgaagttatttagttcatttgtaaaaacatcagcactatataagctgaagtttttgaaaagctttctaacatactagataaataatcagattgTCAACattatctaaatcataaattttagaaacaataaacgtgaaaagaacagaattatcatGAAAAGAATCACTAAGTGTGACCTTAAACTTCCCGTACGTGGAAATATTGataaattattgtctactaaattaagtaattatttataatttatttttaaataatttgatacctatgaactgaagtttcatagcagcaccaacaacagcaaaagaaagaagaagaagaagaagaagaagaagaagaagaagatgatgatgatgatgatgatgaagatgaaggaggagaaagggggctaaagttgtttaaaaaatgggtacaagttaaaattttttaaaaaaatgggtataggttaaattggagcgaccaaatagggcgccccgtgcaatttttaccttgATTTAAAGCAATTGGGTCATTTTAATTTGGCCCAGTCCGGTTTTACTTAGAAAATGGTCATTTTCCTTTCTTtaatcttttttctctttttgactttaaatcataattaattaaaacctaaattaagtcTTAAATTAATCAATTTgcgaaaattaaaattatttatctatttctgtcattaaaataaataattaacttaaaactaaagaaaaatactaattttaaagactaaaacctaaatatgtaaaaatgaccatttttttgatttttgcttAATAAGCCAATTAACTCAATGTAACTAATTCCTAAATGCAAAAACTTAAAAAGCTTATGTAATGCAACatgtttttttgtgtgtttttctatgattttaagttattaaaaatgtataaaatgcaactaaataaaaaaaattcctaaaatccattaaaattatttttggtctatttttagaGGTTATTTCCATGCgaggcaaaaattaggtgctcacaattaTAGTTTAATGATAAACTAAATGTGCTAAAACATGTCATgtatctacaacaacaacaaccgtcCAGTATAGTCCCAGTGTgatgcagccttacccctaccctgctAAGGTTGAGAGACCATTTCTGATAGACTCATGGCTCACGCAAAGTATAATCATATATAGCAGTCTTAAAAAGAAATATAATagtaaaaaaaattgtgaaagaGAAGTAGTATcaacaacaagataataagataaCA includes these proteins:
- the LOC107830909 gene encoding uncharacterized protein LOC107830909 isoform X1 encodes the protein MANPMLRGFRRLPFLSLLKKPLPSASYRPNLGTPESFFYLSRLVTQNNLTPKNPFWKFRSFSHGSVNFVITKDGKPKFETHEVEAPKKEKWKTKKRLKLQRKRDKKKRKAANKRDPRRLGVKGKKKKQKFDTPEERIKQKIDNAKVKEAMLIERLKRYEVPKVQGPEVKPHFLTGEERFYIKKMAQKRSNYVPIGRRGVFGGVILNMHLHWKKHETVKVICNSCKPGEIQEYADEIARLSGGVPIQIIGDDTIVFYRGRDYVQPEIMSPIDTLSKKRALEKSKYEQSLESVRRFIAIAEKELELYYRHVALYGDPNNRSAYSILDDSRSAREKRNAEIGEENYSASESNPSDLELSEIDDNCSDDNQSLSEFEFEDTDESSSDDLDSGEGNSSNYSGSIQGNTSRYSKRK
- the LOC107830909 gene encoding uncharacterized protein LOC107830909 isoform X2, whose protein sequence is MANPMLRGFRRLPFLSLLKKPLPSASYRSFSHGSVNFVITKDGKPKFETHEVEAPKKEKWKTKKRLKLQRKRDKKKRKAANKRDPRRLGVKGKKKKQKFDTPEERIKQKIDNAKVKEAMLIERLKRYEVPKVQGPEVKPHFLTGEERFYIKKMAQKRSNYVPIGRRGVFGGVILNMHLHWKKHETVKVICNSCKPGEIQEYADEIARLSGGVPIQIIGDDTIVFYRGRDYVQPEIMSPIDTLSKKRALEKSKYEQSLESVRRFIAIAEKELELYYRHVALYGDPNNRSAYSILDDSRSAREKRNAEIGEENYSASESNPSDLELSEIDDNCSDDNQSLSEFEFEDTDESSSDDLDSGEGNSSNYSGSIQGNTSRYSKRK